A window from Bufo bufo chromosome 1, aBufBuf1.1, whole genome shotgun sequence encodes these proteins:
- the UBIAD1 gene encoding ubiA prenyltransferase domain-containing protein 1 encodes MKSDNGVNNVSISTEVFNEVGFGDHQEDPPTFTNGINQPVTEQAVPKLVGWKQKCASYVLALRPWSFSASLTPVALGSALAYRSDGSLDLVVFLMCAVAVLAVHGAGNLVNTYYDFSKGIDHKKSDDRTLVDQILKPQDVVRFGVLLYTLGCVCAGCLYFLSKLRLEHMALIYFGGLSSSFLYTGGIGFKYVALGDLVILITFGPLAVMFAHAVQVGYLSITPLLYAVPLALSTEAILHSNNTRDMDSDRQAGIVTLAILIGPMLSYMLYNLLVFLPYVIFCILATRYTISMALPLLTIPLAFSLERQFRSQNFTRLPQRTAKLNLFVGLFYVFGIILAPPGTLPKL; translated from the exons ATGAAGTCTGATAATGGTGTCAATAACGTTAGCATCAGCACTGAGGTCTTCAATGAAGTTGGCTTCGGCGACCACCAAGAAGATCCTCCCACCTTCACGAATGGCATCAACCAACCTGTTACTGAACAAGCTGTGCCAAAATTAGTTGGCTGGAAGCAGAAATGTGCCAGCTATGTCCTGGCCTTGCGTCCCTGGAGCTTCAGCGCCTCCCTCACCCCTGTGGCATTAGGCAGTGCCCTCGCTTACCGCTCAGACGGCTCTCTGGACCTTGTGGTGTTCCTGATGTGCGCTGTGGCCGTCCTAGCCGTGCACGGGGCCGGGAACTTAGTGAACACTTACTATGACTTCTCTAAAGGCATCGACCACAAGAAAAGTGACGACAGGACTCTGGTTGACCAGATCTTGAAGCCGCAGGACGTGGTCCGTTTCGGGGTTCTCCTCTACACTCTGGGATGTGTATGCGCTGGCTGCTTGTATTTCCTGTCTAAGCTGAGGCTGGAGCACATGGCGCTTATATATTTCGGAGGGTTGTCCAGTTCATTCCTCTATACTGGAG GAATTGGATTTAAGTACGTGGCTCTGGGAGACTTGGTGATCCTCATAACATTCGGGCCCCTGGCAGTCATGTTTGCTCACGCAGTGCAGGTCGGTTACCTGTCCATCACTCCTTTGCTGTATGCGGTGCCGCTGGCTCTGAGCACAGAAGCTATCTTACACAGCAACAACACCCGGGACATGGACTCAGACCGTCAGGCTGGCATAGTGACCCTGGCCATTCTCATCGGCCCCATGCTGTCTTACATGCTCTACAACCTGCTCGTCTTCCTCCCGTATGTCATCTTCTGCATTCTGGCCACCCGCTACACCATCAGTATGGCCTTGCCGCTCCTCACCATCCCCTTGGCATTTTCTCTGGAGAGACAGTTTAGAAGCCAGAACTTCACCAGGCTCCCGCAAAGAACGGCCAAACTCAACCTATTTGTTGGGCTCTTTTATGTGTTTGGCATCATTTTGGCACCCCCCGGGACCCTCCCTAAACTCTAG